A genome region from Alteripontixanthobacter maritimus includes the following:
- a CDS encoding TonB-dependent receptor domain-containing protein, translating into MRKIFNQKGRFSASAGIVALSLAALATPAYAQDVDPDEDEDEDQQVGVDESDPTTVTPGGETEPSGLIVVSGSRIQRPNLDSPVPVTSVAAEELLDDGALSLGDALNDLPSLRSTFSTSNSQRFIGTTGVNFLDLRGLGTSRTLVLVNNRRHVTGSAGDFRVDINTIPFELLERTDVVTGGSSAVYGSDAIAGVVNFITKRDFEGLEISAQSGISERGDNGRYTAAIAAGKNFADGRGNIAAVAEYSKINRVLNVQRPEISGAFIGFEGFVQIDDLSDEGITNSDGIPDFELRDGLRLDFISDGGTLRPFCIFGAAVQPLACDADGNDVQFRFTPTGDLVREDNLNFPGTNNVQGGTGSDFGTIGTLIPDIERYNINLLGRFDISDAVRPYVEAKYARIEARGAGTPSFLNGICGNLGGAVGLFGRNECFDEPATPTFISFDNPFLTPAARATAEAIQDELLVGFGFPPNSGAATGFAINRNNIDFGARTDVLKRETYRIVVGVEGDISSNTRYDISFNYGRFTSSLAATNNLVFANLQNAVDAVRDPATGNIVCRINADADATNDDPACAPLNLFGVGAPSAAALDYINTDATLDDKAQQYNLLGFVNTDSSGFFELPGGPIRAVLGGEYRKETASSRPDDLSATGNTFFNAFGTFSPPDLEIVEAFGEIEFPLLANLPFADELTVSAAGRVSDYNSGGGQTGTVYSYNGNLVYSPIPDLRFRANYSRAVRSPTLSDLFAPLTQNFGFLNDPCDDETINLGPASRLINCRADGVPEGYDADGITSNTGFRQRGDEALKAEISDSYTVGAIFEPSFLPGFAASVDYYDITVENVISQLPANAVLALCYDATSLQNRFCDQVNPREPEGDLNQDNALTTFPINFARLEAEGIDFDVRYSKTFDNDDRISFRALATHVLKRTNFLDSTNPNVPNVVRGELGDPEWAVNFNASYRTGPFTLSYGLRFLDKQFINGFETTNSFTAACVEGRGTPGVGVIPRTEGSPTCTPGELIVVPAINPDATAEEFYEERFYHSLRGNVRVSDDFSFYAGVDNLTDQAPPLQLTGSGGGSSIYDNIGRYFYAGFTANF; encoded by the coding sequence ATGAGAAAGATTTTCAACCAGAAGGGGCGTTTCAGCGCCAGCGCCGGAATCGTCGCACTTTCGCTCGCCGCGCTCGCTACACCGGCATACGCACAGGACGTCGATCCTGATGAGGATGAAGACGAGGACCAGCAGGTCGGTGTTGACGAATCCGATCCTACGACGGTTACTCCTGGCGGTGAAACCGAACCTAGCGGTCTGATTGTGGTTTCCGGCTCGCGCATCCAGCGCCCAAACCTTGATTCGCCTGTTCCGGTGACTTCGGTTGCCGCGGAAGAACTGCTCGACGACGGTGCGCTGTCTCTTGGTGACGCGTTGAATGACCTTCCGTCGCTTCGCTCTACCTTCTCGACATCGAACTCGCAGCGTTTCATCGGCACGACCGGTGTGAACTTCCTCGATCTTCGCGGCCTGGGTACCAGTCGTACGCTTGTTCTCGTAAACAACCGCCGACATGTTACGGGTAGCGCTGGCGACTTCCGGGTCGACATCAACACCATCCCGTTCGAACTGCTGGAACGCACCGACGTGGTTACCGGTGGTTCGTCCGCCGTGTACGGTTCGGATGCCATCGCCGGGGTCGTGAACTTCATTACCAAGCGCGATTTCGAAGGTCTGGAAATCTCCGCACAGTCGGGCATTTCCGAACGCGGCGACAATGGTCGTTACACGGCCGCCATCGCAGCTGGTAAGAACTTTGCCGACGGTCGCGGCAACATCGCTGCCGTTGCTGAATACAGCAAAATTAACCGTGTTCTCAATGTACAGCGTCCAGAAATTTCTGGTGCGTTTATCGGGTTTGAAGGTTTTGTTCAGATCGATGACCTGAGTGATGAGGGCATCACGAATTCGGATGGTATCCCCGATTTCGAACTTCGCGACGGCCTGCGTCTCGACTTCATCTCGGATGGCGGTACGCTAAGGCCGTTCTGTATTTTTGGTGCTGCAGTGCAACCGCTAGCTTGTGATGCTGACGGTAACGATGTTCAGTTTCGTTTTACGCCAACCGGTGACTTGGTCCGGGAAGATAATCTGAATTTCCCCGGCACGAACAATGTGCAGGGTGGAACGGGTTCGGACTTCGGCACGATCGGTACGCTGATTCCCGATATCGAACGCTACAATATCAACCTTTTGGGTCGGTTCGATATTTCAGACGCAGTCCGTCCGTATGTTGAAGCCAAATATGCGCGCATCGAAGCGCGTGGTGCCGGCACACCATCGTTCCTGAACGGGATTTGCGGCAATCTCGGCGGTGCCGTGGGTCTTTTTGGCCGTAATGAATGTTTCGACGAACCAGCGACCCCTACATTCATTAGTTTCGATAATCCGTTCCTTACGCCTGCGGCTCGCGCCACCGCAGAAGCCATTCAAGACGAACTTCTGGTCGGCTTTGGCTTCCCACCAAACTCAGGGGCGGCCACAGGCTTCGCTATTAATCGAAACAATATTGATTTTGGTGCCCGAACCGACGTTCTGAAGCGTGAAACCTATCGTATTGTGGTTGGGGTCGAAGGCGATATCAGTTCGAACACCCGTTACGATATCTCTTTTAATTACGGTCGATTTACCAGCAGCTTGGCAGCTACCAATAACTTGGTCTTTGCTAACCTTCAAAATGCTGTGGATGCTGTTCGCGATCCGGCAACAGGTAATATTGTCTGTCGCATCAATGCTGACGCCGATGCCACCAACGACGATCCTGCTTGTGCGCCCCTTAATCTGTTTGGTGTGGGTGCGCCAAGCGCAGCTGCCCTTGATTACATCAATACTGACGCAACCCTTGACGACAAGGCTCAACAGTACAATTTGCTGGGCTTCGTTAACACGGACTCGTCCGGTTTCTTCGAACTTCCGGGTGGTCCTATTCGCGCCGTTCTCGGGGGTGAATACCGGAAGGAAACGGCTTCCTCACGACCTGACGATCTGTCGGCGACCGGCAACACCTTTTTCAATGCATTTGGTACCTTCTCCCCCCCGGATCTTGAAATTGTAGAGGCTTTCGGCGAAATCGAGTTCCCGTTGCTTGCCAATTTACCTTTTGCGGACGAGCTTACAGTTTCAGCTGCCGGGCGTGTGTCTGATTATAATTCCGGGGGTGGGCAAACCGGTACGGTTTATTCCTATAACGGCAATTTGGTTTATTCGCCCATCCCAGACCTGAGATTCCGTGCTAATTACTCCCGCGCCGTTCGGTCGCCTACTCTTTCTGATTTGTTCGCGCCATTGACACAAAACTTTGGCTTTCTAAACGATCCGTGCGATGACGAAACAATTAACTTGGGACCAGCCAGTAGGCTTATCAATTGTCGGGCGGATGGCGTGCCGGAAGGCTACGATGCGGACGGCATTACATCCAATACTGGCTTTCGGCAGCGAGGTGATGAGGCGCTTAAGGCAGAAATATCGGACAGTTATACTGTTGGTGCTATTTTTGAACCTTCGTTCTTGCCTGGTTTTGCAGCCTCGGTTGACTACTATGATATCACCGTTGAGAACGTGATTTCGCAGTTGCCGGCAAATGCGGTGCTTGCGCTGTGCTACGACGCAACGTCCCTCCAAAATCGATTTTGTGATCAGGTCAATCCAAGAGAGCCCGAGGGCGATCTGAACCAAGACAATGCCCTGACGACATTCCCGATCAACTTTGCGCGATTGGAGGCGGAAGGTATTGATTTTGACGTTCGCTATTCCAAGACATTCGATAATGATGATCGCATTTCGTTCCGCGCTCTCGCTACTCATGTATTGAAGCGTACGAACTTCCTTGATAGTACAAATCCCAATGTACCAAACGTGGTTCGCGGTGAACTTGGCGATCCCGAGTGGGCAGTAAACTTCAATGCATCGTATCGAACAGGTCCGTTTACCCTATCCTACGGACTACGTTTCTTGGATAAGCAATTTATTAATGGGTTTGAAACTACTAATTCCTTTACGGCAGCATGTGTCGAGGGCCGTGGCACCCCAGGAGTGGGCGTAATCCCCCGTACAGAAGGTTCGCCAACCTGTACCCCAGGGGAGTTGATCGTAGTACCAGCCATAAACCCAGACGCTACCGCGGAAGAATTCTACGAGGAGCGGTTCTACCATTCGCTTCGTGGTAACGTCCGGGTGAGCGACGACTTCTCGTTCTATGCCGGTGTCGATAACCTGACCGACCAGGCGCCGCCTCTGCAGCTGACCGGCTCGGGTGGTGGATCGAGTATCTATGACAATATCGGCCGTTACTTCTACGCCGGTTTCACCGCGAACTTCTAA
- a CDS encoding TonB-dependent receptor domain-containing protein: MSNRFTKASLLTGTIMAGAMIATPAFAQTSNTDDMTDQEVSMQAAPDQVIGDPIVITGSRIKQNTATAAPIAVVQDEEFQLSGTVNVENVINTLPQVIPGTTSFSNNPGGGVSTLNLRGLGTARTLVLVNGRRWVSFDTSQVVDLNTIPSFLIDSVDVVTGGASAVYGSDALAGVVNFRLREVEGAELGGQYSITERGDGGAYEIHGALGSAFADGRGNATVYGEYFNRSAVFQGDRAFSNFAVGGETFGAPLQQFGSSTLPQGRINFANFVASDVGTDLNGDGDFGDVVNGVRETPRLPIANGLIFDDAVFDNAGSPRARAGDTYNYAPVNYLQVPQERYLLGGYADYEFADGHEFFTEVSYVNNRVANELAATPVTGTFNLDIATVSQFLSPAAIAELNQIDANEAAASAERVANGLAPLPAAELGVVSTFVQRRTVETGARNSLDERNAFRVLGGVRGDITDWLNYDAYYSYARTRNANIQQGNISRSAFQAGLDGTGTPINIFGPNTLTPEQIDAISIQAQNGDVSTLQVASGALSGSVGELGFGGGPIGFAIGAEYRKVGSQFLPDTALSSGDVIGFNAGDATEGSYDVKEVFGELIVPVFDTDSGLRLELTAAGRYSDYSLDAVGGVGTYAGGIQFSPIRDITFRAQYQRAVRAPNVGELFGGRAIGFPGATDPCNNAPGAGVDAAGLARTCVASGVPAGSVGSGTIQQNAQIPALFGGNPDLQEETSDSFTAGVVLRPTFLPGFTLTADYFNIEIEDAIATFAGGLNNALDLCFNQVQDINDPICAPFRGTRSATGDIVTANPPFVGNANIASLEVAGIDLEASYTTTVPFSLFSDTGEQGLNLSFLGTWTERSNFAPIQGGDVLNECAGKFGATCGEPTPEYKWTSRASFIDGPVTTSVRWRHLSSVNDDDDGVLFTDFNGTEELDSYDLIDLTLAVDLTEQFNFNVGVTNLFDTLPDTPEFNAAGEVSNDISGSLLGDNQEQANTYPSTYDVLGRRFFVSVGFKF; the protein is encoded by the coding sequence ATGTCCAACCGTTTTACCAAGGCTTCTCTGCTTACCGGGACCATCATGGCCGGCGCCATGATTGCAACCCCGGCCTTTGCACAGACGTCCAACACCGATGACATGACCGATCAGGAAGTGTCCATGCAGGCCGCTCCTGACCAGGTTATCGGCGATCCCATCGTCATCACCGGTTCGCGCATCAAGCAGAACACCGCGACTGCAGCACCAATTGCCGTCGTGCAGGACGAAGAGTTCCAGCTGTCCGGTACGGTCAACGTCGAAAACGTGATCAACACGCTGCCGCAGGTCATCCCCGGCACGACGTCCTTCTCCAACAACCCAGGTGGCGGCGTCTCCACGCTGAACCTTCGCGGTCTGGGCACTGCCCGTACGCTGGTGCTGGTCAACGGCCGTCGCTGGGTCAGCTTCGACACCTCGCAGGTTGTCGATCTCAACACCATTCCGTCGTTCCTGATTGATTCGGTCGACGTTGTGACGGGTGGTGCTTCCGCCGTTTACGGTTCCGACGCTCTTGCCGGTGTCGTCAACTTCCGCCTGCGTGAAGTCGAAGGCGCGGAACTCGGCGGTCAGTACTCGATCACCGAACGCGGTGATGGCGGTGCTTACGAAATCCACGGTGCCCTTGGTTCCGCATTCGCCGATGGTCGCGGTAACGCCACTGTTTACGGTGAGTACTTCAACCGCAGCGCCGTTTTCCAGGGCGATCGCGCGTTCTCCAACTTCGCAGTTGGTGGTGAAACCTTCGGCGCGCCTCTGCAGCAGTTCGGTTCTTCGACGCTGCCACAGGGTCGTATCAACTTCGCAAATTTCGTTGCTAGCGATGTTGGCACCGATCTTAATGGCGATGGTGACTTTGGCGATGTCGTGAATGGTGTGCGCGAAACGCCACGTCTTCCGATTGCAAACGGCCTTATCTTCGATGATGCCGTGTTCGATAATGCTGGTTCGCCGCGTGCCCGTGCCGGTGACACGTACAACTATGCACCCGTCAACTATCTGCAGGTTCCGCAAGAGCGCTATCTGCTCGGTGGTTACGCCGATTACGAGTTCGCGGATGGCCATGAGTTCTTTACGGAAGTCAGCTACGTCAATAACCGCGTTGCCAACGAATTGGCAGCAACGCCCGTTACAGGCACGTTCAACCTCGACATCGCTACTGTTTCGCAGTTCCTCTCGCCTGCGGCGATCGCTGAACTGAACCAGATCGATGCCAACGAAGCGGCTGCAAGTGCAGAGCGTGTAGCTAACGGCCTTGCACCTCTTCCCGCGGCAGAACTGGGCGTGGTTTCCACATTTGTCCAGCGTCGTACGGTCGAGACCGGCGCCCGTAATTCGCTCGACGAGCGTAACGCATTCCGCGTTCTCGGCGGCGTCCGCGGCGACATTACCGACTGGTTGAACTACGATGCGTATTACTCTTACGCTCGTACACGCAACGCCAATATTCAGCAGGGCAACATCTCGCGCTCGGCCTTCCAGGCTGGCCTTGATGGCACAGGTACGCCGATCAATATCTTCGGCCCGAACACCCTGACGCCAGAACAGATCGACGCTATTTCGATCCAGGCTCAGAACGGCGATGTTTCAACCCTGCAGGTTGCCAGTGGCGCCCTGTCCGGCTCGGTCGGCGAGCTTGGCTTCGGCGGCGGACCCATCGGTTTTGCGATCGGTGCAGAGTACCGCAAGGTCGGTTCGCAGTTCCTTCCTGATACTGCGCTGTCATCCGGCGACGTAATCGGCTTCAACGCTGGCGATGCTACCGAAGGCAGCTACGACGTGAAGGAAGTGTTCGGCGAGCTGATCGTACCGGTGTTCGACACCGATAGCGGTCTGCGTCTGGAACTGACGGCCGCCGGTCGTTATTCGGACTATTCGCTTGACGCAGTTGGCGGTGTTGGCACCTACGCTGGTGGTATTCAGTTCTCGCCAATCCGCGATATCACGTTCCGTGCGCAGTATCAGCGCGCTGTTCGTGCCCCGAACGTGGGTGAACTGTTCGGCGGCCGTGCCATCGGTTTCCCCGGTGCAACCGACCCTTGTAACAATGCTCCGGGTGCCGGTGTCGATGCGGCGGGCCTTGCTCGTACTTGTGTCGCATCTGGTGTTCCAGCTGGTTCGGTCGGTAGTGGGACTATCCAGCAGAACGCCCAGATTCCTGCACTCTTCGGTGGCAACCCGGACCTTCAGGAAGAAACGTCGGACAGCTTCACCGCTGGTGTCGTTCTCCGGCCGACATTCCTGCCAGGCTTCACCTTGACAGCCGATTACTTCAATATCGAAATCGAAGATGCAATTGCTACCTTCGCTGGCGGTTTGAACAACGCACTGGATCTCTGCTTCAACCAGGTTCAGGACATCAACGATCCGATCTGTGCTCCCTTCCGCGGAACACGTAGCGCGACCGGCGATATCGTGACTGCCAACCCTCCTTTTGTCGGCAATGCGAACATCGCTAGCCTCGAAGTGGCTGGTATCGATCTCGAAGCGTCCTACACCACTACGGTTCCGTTCTCGCTGTTCAGCGACACGGGCGAGCAGGGCTTGAATCTCTCGTTCCTGGGTACGTGGACTGAGCGTTCGAACTTCGCACCGATCCAGGGCGGCGACGTTCTGAACGAGTGTGCTGGCAAGTTCGGTGCTACCTGTGGCGAGCCTACACCTGAGTACAAATGGACCAGCCGTGCATCGTTCATTGATGGTCCGGTGACGACTTCGGTTCGCTGGCGTCACCTGAGCAGCGTCAACGACGATGATGATGGCGTTCTGTTCACCGACTTCAACGGTACCGAAGAGCTGGACTCCTATGACCTGATCGACCTCACCTTGGCGGTCGACCTCACGGAGCAGTTCAACTTCAATGTCGGCGTAACGAACCTGTTCGATACGCTTCCGGATACACCGGAATTCAATGCGGCAGGCGAAGTCAGCAACGATATCAGCGGTTCGCTGCTTGGTGATAACCAGGAACAGGCTAACACCTACCCGAGCACTTACGACGTGCTGGGTCGCCGGTTCTTCGTTTCGGTCGGCTTCAAGTTCTAA
- a CDS encoding class I SAM-dependent methyltransferase codes for MTTPQDAASWNDFWADDAARESGGCLPDGYRSIDAAQRECWTAFAKELPPKFTALDLATGDGRVMAHFQAVRPKAKLLGIDRAPVLPKAPRGTKSRGGIAMEQLPYADAHFDVVTSQFGFEYGDTAKVSSEIARVTRPGAIIGLMLHRGDGPILAHNRERASGLAWVLDERNLLEIARRSLKARAMGLHAVPDAVQAAPAEGARLFGDRSAAWELAEAVRQTLGLGLRDHPGNVARLLNTLEDKARNELGRIGSLVSACARADDHAGLADGWRIAGLNLVGGDELADGLYPAAFATFYRLERSDS; via the coding sequence ATGACTACCCCGCAGGACGCCGCTTCGTGGAACGATTTCTGGGCCGACGATGCCGCCAGGGAGTCCGGCGGCTGTCTGCCTGACGGCTATCGCTCGATCGATGCTGCGCAGCGGGAATGCTGGACTGCATTCGCCAAAGAGCTGCCGCCTAAGTTTACTGCGCTTGATCTGGCGACAGGAGACGGGCGGGTGATGGCTCACTTCCAGGCCGTCCGCCCGAAAGCCAAGCTGTTGGGCATCGACCGCGCGCCGGTGCTACCCAAAGCCCCGCGTGGAACCAAATCGCGCGGCGGAATTGCGATGGAGCAGTTGCCCTATGCCGACGCGCATTTCGATGTCGTGACTAGCCAGTTCGGTTTTGAATATGGCGATACCGCGAAGGTCTCCTCGGAAATTGCGCGGGTAACCAGACCCGGCGCAATCATCGGACTGATGCTGCATCGCGGCGACGGACCGATCCTTGCCCATAACCGCGAGCGGGCAAGTGGCCTCGCCTGGGTTCTGGACGAACGCAATTTGCTAGAGATTGCGCGGCGCAGCTTGAAGGCACGCGCTATGGGGCTGCACGCTGTGCCTGATGCCGTCCAAGCGGCACCTGCTGAGGGAGCGCGTTTGTTTGGAGATCGTTCGGCGGCTTGGGAACTGGCCGAGGCAGTCCGCCAGACGCTGGGGTTGGGACTACGCGATCATCCCGGCAACGTTGCGCGCTTGCTTAATACGCTGGAGGACAAGGCGCGCAACGAGCTTGGCCGTATCGGATCGCTCGTATCGGCTTGCGCACGGGCGGACGATCATGCGGGTTTGGCGGATGGCTGGCGCATTGCCGGTCTGAACTTGGTGGGGGGTGATGAGCTGGCCGATGGTCTTTATCCGGCGGCCTTTGCGACCTTTTATCGGCTGGAGCGTAGCGACAGTTGA
- a CDS encoding 2OG-Fe(II) oxygenase family protein, producing MADAPATIRQRALDAEAAGDVATARRLLAQLCAAYPNNAGLANTAGNVEMRAREFAAARDWFLQAVEAEPDALEYVLNLAIALSHLRQFDAGLRLLEPLAGTAQSSARYCAVRGALHYELRELYAASRWFDAALATEPTHAKALAGRARVALERAESDAVARFDTALARNPADPDGWLGKAQALEAVGDAEAARQLAEEIVRQGPNWLPGLTYLTQLNLASGMEDFTAPFASAVQQADAGVDIWVEWIAHLDRADRHLEALEAAKAGLAKHPDAPALLLAKSAQASAAGRMDEADAAFAALDDESVAAVFAKARHLMRRGEFIEAEVLLASAIAMKPGMVGAWAARDLCWRMLDDERAQWLHGQDGLVQLLPLEGDADVVHRAIPVLHQLHDVSCFPLGQSLRGGTQTRGILFDRTEPELRALHDALMATLETYRTNLPPRDDTHPLLSQRNLPWSIAGSWSIRLTGGGDYHTAHIHPEGLLSSALYCELPPAIQQQAGAASDSELQGALELGRAPPDLRMELEPLRVIRPRAGYLALFPSTLYHSTGPFDAGTRLTTAFDVRGASAR from the coding sequence ATGGCCGACGCGCCTGCGACTATCCGCCAGCGTGCGCTGGATGCGGAAGCAGCGGGCGATGTTGCGACCGCCCGAAGATTGTTGGCACAATTGTGTGCGGCGTATCCCAACAATGCTGGTCTCGCCAACACGGCTGGCAATGTGGAAATGCGTGCGCGCGAGTTTGCCGCGGCGCGGGACTGGTTCCTGCAGGCGGTCGAGGCCGAACCGGATGCACTGGAATACGTGCTCAATCTCGCCATCGCGTTATCGCATTTGCGCCAGTTCGATGCCGGGCTACGGTTGCTGGAACCCCTTGCAGGGACGGCGCAAAGCTCCGCCCGCTATTGCGCGGTGCGCGGCGCTTTGCATTACGAATTGCGCGAATTGTATGCGGCATCTCGCTGGTTCGATGCGGCGCTGGCGACCGAGCCCACTCATGCAAAGGCGCTGGCTGGCAGGGCCCGTGTGGCGCTGGAACGGGCGGAAAGCGATGCGGTTGCGCGTTTCGACACCGCCCTCGCCCGTAATCCCGCCGATCCCGATGGCTGGCTCGGCAAGGCGCAAGCGCTGGAGGCTGTAGGCGATGCCGAGGCAGCCCGGCAATTGGCCGAGGAAATCGTCCGGCAAGGACCAAATTGGCTGCCCGGCCTGACCTATTTGACACAGCTCAATCTGGCTTCGGGAATGGAGGACTTTACCGCGCCTTTTGCGAGCGCGGTGCAGCAGGCTGATGCCGGCGTGGATATATGGGTGGAATGGATCGCCCATCTCGACCGTGCAGACCGCCATCTGGAAGCGCTTGAGGCCGCGAAAGCAGGCCTCGCAAAACATCCCGATGCGCCCGCCTTGTTGCTCGCCAAGTCGGCACAGGCCAGCGCGGCGGGACGAATGGACGAGGCCGATGCGGCGTTCGCTGCGCTCGACGATGAATCCGTCGCTGCCGTCTTCGCCAAAGCGCGCCACCTGATGCGGCGCGGTGAGTTTATCGAGGCTGAGGTATTGCTAGCCAGCGCAATCGCGATGAAGCCCGGCATGGTGGGCGCGTGGGCGGCGCGCGATCTGTGCTGGCGGATGCTGGATGACGAACGCGCGCAATGGTTGCACGGGCAGGACGGGTTGGTGCAACTTCTGCCGCTGGAAGGCGATGCCGATGTGGTGCACCGCGCCATCCCGGTACTCCACCAGCTCCATGACGTATCCTGCTTCCCGCTTGGCCAGTCGCTGCGTGGGGGAACCCAGACGCGTGGCATCCTGTTCGACCGGACGGAGCCTGAATTGCGCGCCCTGCATGATGCGCTGATGGCGACCCTGGAAACCTATCGCACCAATCTGCCGCCCCGGGATGATACCCATCCACTGCTGAGCCAACGAAACCTGCCATGGAGCATCGCCGGTTCTTGGTCCATCCGCCTGACGGGCGGTGGCGATTATCATACTGCACACATTCACCCCGAGGGTTTGCTCTCCTCCGCACTCTACTGCGAACTGCCGCCCGCCATACAACAGCAAGCAGGTGCGGCGAGCGATAGTGAATTGCAGGGCGCTTTGGAACTGGGCCGCGCGCCGCCTGATTTGCGGATGGAGCTTGAACCGTTGCGCGTCATCCGTCCGCGCGCAGGCTATCTGGCGTTGTTTCCCAGCACGCTCTACCACAGTACCGGCCCATTCGACGCCGGGACCCGCCTGACAACCGCATTCGATGTAAGAGGGGCTTCCGCCCGATGA
- a CDS encoding 2OG-Fe(II) oxygenase, producing MAKTLFELNPALDREELAARFASRRRIQIRDVLTNESAREIRDVLARGTAWGMATAPGDGANSGNAGGEVGGPAQVPPAELNTQAGQQRLARLTQAAGKAAARGDYAFCYAQYSLVQGYLEKWNEGGAHDLLIEYLNTPKFLGLVREVTGMDDLIKADGQATLYAPQHFLGLHTDSHVAEGWKVAYVLNLTVDDWKPDWGGYLNFFDQDGNIECAFRPRFNSLNMFAVPQAHSVGFVPPFAPLGRYAITGWVRNV from the coding sequence ATGGCAAAAACCCTGTTCGAACTGAACCCTGCCCTCGATCGCGAGGAACTAGCGGCGCGTTTCGCAAGCCGGCGCCGGATTCAGATCCGGGACGTGTTGACCAACGAATCCGCGCGCGAGATACGCGATGTACTGGCGCGCGGCACCGCCTGGGGCATGGCGACCGCGCCGGGCGATGGAGCGAATTCGGGTAATGCAGGCGGCGAAGTCGGTGGCCCGGCGCAAGTCCCGCCCGCGGAGTTAAACACGCAAGCGGGGCAGCAGCGCCTTGCCCGGCTGACACAGGCTGCCGGCAAAGCGGCTGCGCGTGGGGATTATGCCTTCTGCTATGCGCAGTATTCGCTGGTTCAGGGCTATCTCGAGAAATGGAACGAGGGCGGCGCGCACGATCTGCTGATCGAATATCTGAATACGCCGAAATTTCTCGGGCTGGTGCGCGAAGTCACCGGCATGGACGACCTGATCAAGGCCGACGGGCAGGCCACGCTTTACGCGCCGCAGCACTTCCTGGGGTTGCATACCGACAGCCATGTGGCGGAAGGGTGGAAGGTTGCCTATGTCCTCAATCTGACGGTGGACGACTGGAAGCCCGACTGGGGCGGCTATCTCAATTTCTTCGACCAGGATGGCAATATCGAATGCGCGTTTCGGCCCCGCTTCAACAGCCTCAATATGTTCGCCGTCCCGCAGGCGCATTCGGTTGGCTTCGTGCCGCCGTTCGCTCCGCTTGGCCGCTATGCCATCACCGGATGGGTCCGCAACGTCTGA
- a CDS encoding acetyl-CoA C-acetyltransferase: protein MAEAYIVEAVRTAGGRRGGRLAGVHPVDLAARSLDAVMERSGVDPQGIDDVIMGCVSQAGEQAMQVGRNAVLASKHLLESTPAVTIDRQCGSSQQAIQFAAQAVMSGTQDAVIAAGIESMSRVPMGSTATLHMKEGLGGYKSPGLEEKYPGIMWSQFMGAEMIAQKHDLSKDDLDRFSLSSHEKAIAATKSGAFDAEIVPVAIETPEGEEMHTVDEGIRFDATLDSIASVKKLSEEGRITAASASQICDGSSAVMVVSEQFLKDHNLTPMARIHNLTVTAGDPVIMLEEPLFATDKALKRAGMTMDEIDLYEVNEAFAPVPLAWLKHTGADPDKLNVNGGAIALGHPLGASGTKLMATLLQGLKARGGRYGLQTMCEGGGVANVTIVEAL, encoded by the coding sequence GTGGCCGAAGCCTATATCGTCGAAGCAGTCAGGACCGCAGGCGGGCGGCGCGGTGGCCGGTTGGCTGGCGTCCACCCGGTCGATCTGGCGGCCAGATCGCTCGATGCGGTGATGGAGCGCAGCGGGGTCGACCCCCAGGGTATCGACGATGTGATCATGGGCTGCGTCAGCCAGGCGGGCGAACAGGCCATGCAGGTTGGGCGCAATGCCGTGCTCGCTAGCAAGCATCTGCTCGAATCGACACCGGCTGTCACTATCGACCGCCAGTGCGGATCGAGCCAGCAGGCCATCCAGTTTGCCGCGCAGGCCGTGATGAGCGGCACACAGGATGCTGTCATCGCCGCAGGGATCGAGAGCATGAGCCGCGTACCGATGGGTTCCACCGCCACGCTGCACATGAAGGAAGGGCTGGGCGGCTACAAATCGCCCGGTTTGGAAGAAAAATATCCCGGCATCATGTGGTCGCAATTCATGGGCGCCGAGATGATCGCGCAGAAGCACGATCTGTCGAAGGACGATCTCGACCGGTTCTCGCTCTCCAGTCATGAAAAAGCCATCGCGGCCACGAAGTCCGGCGCGTTCGACGCTGAAATTGTCCCCGTCGCCATCGAAACCCCCGAGGGCGAGGAGATGCACACGGTGGACGAGGGCATCCGGTTCGACGCAACGCTCGATAGCATCGCATCCGTCAAGAAACTGAGCGAGGAGGGGCGCATTACGGCCGCTAGTGCCAGCCAGATTTGCGACGGGTCGAGCGCGGTCATGGTAGTGTCGGAGCAGTTTCTGAAGGACCATAACCTCACACCGATGGCGCGCATTCACAATCTTACCGTGACGGCGGGTGATCCGGTCATCATGCTGGAAGAACCGCTGTTCGCGACCGACAAGGCGCTGAAACGTGCGGGCATGACAATGGATGAGATCGACCTGTACGAAGTGAACGAGGCCTTTGCGCCAGTGCCGCTGGCATGGCTGAAGCACACCGGTGCCGATCCCGATAAGTTGAACGTCAATGGCGGCGCGATTGCGCTGGGCCACCCGCTCGGCGCATCGGGAACCAAGCTGATGGCGACCCTGCTACAAGGCTTGAAGGCACGCGGCGGAAGATACGGCCTGCAAACTATGTGCGAAGGCGGCGGCGTGGCGAATGTAACGATTGTCGAGGCACTTTAA